The DNA sequence ACCTTCTACTCCAGCAACGGCTACTACTTCCCGCGCAACAACTGGAAAGACGCCAGCGTGGACAAGTGGCTCGAGCAGGCCCGCGCGACCACCAACCAGGCCACCCGCGACCGCCTGTACTCGCTGGTCGGCCAGCGCGCCTACGAGCAGGCCCCCTTCGTGCTGGTTCCGGCGGGCGTGTTCGTCACCGCGCACCGCGACAACCTGGTCGGCGTGAGCGCGCGGACCTTCAACCCCATGACTTCCTTTGACTACACCGGCACGCTCTGGAAGGACCTCAGCAAGAAGTAAGTGGGGGTTCGCTGACTCGCGGCGGGGCAGGCTCTCGGGGCCTGCCCCGCCCGTCTGTATGTCTGGCCCGGATGTGTGTATGGTGGGCTACTGGTTTCCTGGGAGCAGCTTCCGGCCCCCGCCTCCCGGCTCACCCACATTCACCACAGGCTCCCGGTTTGCGGCGACAATCTGCGCAAGCGCCCCCGCCGGGCATCCCCCGCTTCGAGGTCCCTCATGCTCAATTTCATCGTCCGCCGCCTCGTTCAGATTCCGCTGGTCATGCTGGCGCTGTCGGTGCTGATCGTGGCCCTCACCATGCTGCTCACGCCCGCGCAGCGCGCCGCCGGGTACATCCGCAGCGAGCAGCAGGCCGCGCAGCTCGAACGCATCATCCGCGACCGGGGGCTGGATCAGCCGTTTCCGGTGCAGTACGGCAAGTGGCTGCAAAGCACCCTGCAAGGCGACCTGGGCTTTTCCAAGTCGAGCGGCAAGCCGGTGCTCGAGACCATCGTCGAGCGGCTGCCCAACACCATCGAGCTGACGCTGGTCACGGCCATTCCGATTATCCTGATCGGCATCTGGCTGGGCACCCTCAGCGCGCTGAACAAGGACCGCTTTATCGACCAGGTGCTGCGCGTCTTTGCAGTGCTGGGCTACAGCCTGCCGACCTTCGTGCTGGGGATCGTGCTGCTGGCGGTGCTGTACGGCTACCTGGGCTGGTTGCCGGGCGCCGGGCAACTGGAGGTCATCAACCAGTTCGCGGTCGGGGACCTGCGGCGCTACACCGGGATGCTGGGCATCGACGCCCTGCTCAACGGGCGCTTCGACATCGCGCTCGACGTGCTGCGGCACCTGATCATGCCCGCGCTGACGCTCTTTATCGTGAGCAGCGCAACCATCCTCAAGGTGATGCGCAACAACATGCTCGAGGCGCTGACCAGCGACTACGTGCGCACCGCCCGCGCCAAGGGCCTCTCCGAGCGAGTCGTGAACCTCAAGCACGCCCGGCGCAACGCCCTGCTGTCCATCGTGAC is a window from the Deinococcus budaensis genome containing:
- a CDS encoding ABC transporter permease, with translation MLNFIVRRLVQIPLVMLALSVLIVALTMLLTPAQRAAGYIRSEQQAAQLERIIRDRGLDQPFPVQYGKWLQSTLQGDLGFSKSSGKPVLETIVERLPNTIELTLVTAIPIILIGIWLGTLSALNKDRFIDQVLRVFAVLGYSLPTFVLGIVLLAVLYGYLGWLPGAGQLEVINQFAVGDLRRYTGMLGIDALLNGRFDIALDVLRHLIMPALTLFIVSSATILKVMRNNMLEALTSDYVRTARAKGLSERVVNLKHARRNALLSIVTLGGFTVIGLLSGSIITETIFAYPGIGQWVVQSALALDIPSVLGFALLSALIVVVVSTLIDILYGVVDPRVRFD